DNA from Bos javanicus breed banteng chromosome 1, ARS-OSU_banteng_1.0, whole genome shotgun sequence:
TAATGGTCTCAGAACAAATGAAGGATTCACATGTTCCCATTAGCAAGAGTCTAACTGGAATAAAAAGGTGACCCAAACAAGCTCCTCTGACCCCATCTAAGATGGAAGACCCATCACCTTAGGAAAAACAGACTGTTTGTGTTGTAACATGATTTATTTACCCTGCATAGGAGAGAAAGCAGGATACTCATCTTCACACAGAAAAAGCagagaggacttccttggtggcaaagtggataggaatccatctgccagagCAGGGACattgcttcaatccctggtccaggaagattccacaagctgcagatcaactaggcccatgtgccaAAACTAGTGAGCCCAcaacccacaactactgaagcccatgtgctcagagcctgtgctctgtgatgacggAAGctactgcaataagaagcctgtgcactgcaacaaagagcagcTCTTGCTTGCCATAACTAGATAAAAGCCCTCatggcaacaaagatccagtgcaactGAAcgtaagtttttgtttgtttgttttgttttaagcagataattttaaattttagtttagtttagtttttttttttttttcaagaaaggaaCAAGTAACTGTCCATAACTCTTCATCTAATTCTGACACCTTCAATTCACAACAATTTTAATCACTGCagagaaagtaaaaatttctcaaggaatatcataaaatataaatgcaggcaccttacttttattttaaacctaAATTCTCAAATGAACTAGCTAATTTAACTCAGCTCTGATGTGGTATCTTTCAAAGTGGGCAGAAGAAGGAGCCaagatgtgatacatacaaaGTCCATCAACACCTCAGTTTGGCTCTGCAACAGTTCAGCAACCTGGAACAATTAATTCTCTTTCCCCAAAAGCTTCTGACTCAGTGCAAACACACATACCCACCCTCTGTTATCTAAGAGACCAGgatgatgaaagggaaaaggaattCTCCCCAAGATCAACATCTGACCACCCAAAATAGGACTGCCTTCACATTAAATCAATTTTTCACAGTTCCATTGTTCTATTTGTTTCAAATGATGGAAAATCTAATTGCACTAAAATGTTAATAGCTTCATTGTGTGACCACAGGGCTAATCAGCTATATTTCTAAAGAGTTTGGggctcagctgtgaggaattttTGGATCAATATCTGATCTCTTGACATCAATGTACTATTACCAAGGATTTAGGACATGAAACAAAAATCcaacaaaatggataaccacAGGACCAAGGCTAAAAAGATTTAATTTGAACATGCTATGGTCTGACCTAGGCTGGGGATCTCAGGCTTATACTTGGTGGGTCCAGTTCAATGTGGAGTGGGCGCTGGCACAGATTGAGtcgggtaggaaaaaaaaaaaaaagagtggggcAGGGGGAAAGAAAGGTGCTTAGATCCATGTGGGGAGTGAAATATATGACAAGCACTCAGAAAATTTTGGCAAATCTTGAAGAGGGGTCAGGGAGTTGAGAACTGTCAGTAGGGCAGGCTGAAGGAAGGAACCCTGGATAATGTATGGAAAGGAAGAATCAACACTTTTCCTCAGTCAGATGTACTTGCCCACGATGAGACCAGTTTCTGTGCAAAGAACATGAAGAAAGGCTCCAGGTGCCATGGAGCCCTGGGCAGGAGGTTTGGAAGAACAAGGCCACTCCCCTAGGCCCACCCACCAGACAAGGGAAAGACAGCGCCCCCACCAAGGGCACCACAGATGGGGGAAAGAAGGAAACCACCTAATACATGCACATTGGTTCATTAACCCACATCAGAACTGTCTCCTGTGGTCTGTCACATGGTCCTATAAACACCTTGGTGGGAGACTGGGAGCAATGGGCCATGGTCTCCCTGCTCCCCTGGCTCAGTTGCAACAATGCCACTGCACAGAGAAAGCGATAGTCCTCGAAATATCCCCACAACTCAGGCATCTGCTTCACACTGAAAGATGCCTTTTCTATCTTCATGCCTAGAGTGATCCGGATCCTTCTGTTCCatgggaactagatcctgccaCTAAGGGTTTGCATGctacaactgaagatcctgcatgctgtaaggaagactgaagatcccacatgccacaactaagacccagcagggCCAAGTAAAAACATGCATAAGTATTTGAAATCAACAACAGAAGTAGTCAATAACAGCTCAGTGTATTGAATGCTTACTCTCAAACACCTCACTAAAGGCTTTACCTATTGACATTCCCTACATAATTAAATCATGTTGCATCTGCCCTGAGATACAGATGTTACGATGGCTTCCAAtttacagaaggggaaactgaggcacagcatGTCAACCTTCAGACCATCTTGTCCCCTCACTCTGGGGACAAGAAGGTTCCTCACTCTGAGGAACCTCATGCCACACAGTACAGCCTGAGGACTCCAGAGTTTATGAGCAGCACTTGTCAACTTCTGGGAGGGCTGTGGAGAGGGTGAAAAATACTTCTTGATCTGGACTTTGAAAGAGGACTCTTGACTCCCTTGCTCACAACATTCATATGAGTCATAGCTATCTTATTATTTTGCACAGGGTACAGCCAATTCTTACCCTAGTGTCTTCTCGGACCTCCCAGTCACTGGAGAAAGATGCCAGCTGCTGCCCTTGTGAAGattttgaaaactggaaaagGCTAGGAAACATCCTTGTGTTCTCTTGAGTGTCTGGAAAGATGGTATCTTGGAAATTGACTCCATGAGGCAAGAGGTTATAGTTCTCatccatcctaatggaaaaaaAGGAGGCAAGAGCTATAGACTGGACACCCATGGGGTGTACCGTCTTGAATCGAGAGTCAACAGAAGACTGTGACAGTGTTGCCAGTTATacaatgtcttttttattttttaagtagagtttaattacaatattgtgctaattTATGctgtaaagtgactcagttatacatatacatacatttttttaatatcttttccattatggtttatcccaggagattggatatggttccctgtgctaaggtaggaccttgttgtttattccaaatgtaacagtttgcatctgccaatCCCAAACACCCAGTCCATCCGTCTCCCTCCCTCCAttgcccttggcaaccacaagtttattctctgtatccatgagtctgtttctgttttgtaaataggttcatttgtgtcatattttacattccacatataagtgatataatatggtatttattcttctctttgtgacttactcTGCTTAGTATAATTATCTCtatttccatccatgttgctgcaaatggcattctttctttcttgttatggctgagtaatattcatatatatgtaccacattttctttaataattcaaCTATCAagggacatttaggctgttttcaTATCTTGTCTGTTgggaatagtgctgctatgaacatgggggtgcatgtatattcCTGAATTACAATTTTGTCCGGGGATATGCCCATGAgggggactgctgggtcatatggtggacCTATGAATTTTCTGAGGATCCcgcatattgttttccatagtaggtACCCCAACTTACATTCcccccaacagtgtaggagggctcccttttctccacactctctccaacatttgctatttgttctgtttttgatgatagccattctaccTGATAGGAGATGGTACCTGGCTGcagcttttatttgcatttgtctaagAATTAGTAACACTGAGTATATTTTTATGTGTCTactggccatctgcatgtcttctttggagaactgtctattaaggttttctgcccattttttgattgttttttttattgttgttgttgaattgtatggtctgtatatttgaaattaagcCCTGGTCTATTGCatcagttgcaaatattttctcccattttttaggttgtccttttttttttttttttaaatggttttctttgctgtgcagaagcttgtaagtttgatcaGGTCCCCTTTGTTcatatttggttttatttctattaccttgggagactgacctaagaaaaaaaAGGtccaatttatgtcagagaacatTTTGCccatgttctcttctaagagttttatggcatcatgtcttatgtttaagtctttaaaccattGTGAGATATTTTTGTGCAGTGTGAGAGCATATTCTATCTTCACTGATTTACATGGAACTTCCAATTATACATCTACACGGCTCAGATTAGAGGAGTCACTCTCTCTAATTGTTTCTCTACCTCACACTGCATGTATCTATTCTTAAGTTTTTCAAAACATGTGAATTGGGGGATGGGTGCGGGTGAACATTTGTGTATCTCCCAAGCCATCTTCCTTCTCCTAGTGGAGTGCTCCTTGTTTCCTGGGCAAAGGAAAGCCAATTGGAATGACCCAAGATTCAAGTCCTATCACTGCTACTTATCTCTTGTTTGACACACAATGGATTTCTTAAATTCTCTAAGCTTAAATGTACAATCTATAAAACGAGGATGAAAACAGCATCCTTCTTTGTTTAATGGTGGTGTAAAgagtgcatttttttaaaagtgagtaaAGTATTTGGCAAAGAGTAAGCACAGTATAAAACTTAACATTTGTACAGAACCCTGCATAAAGTACCTGTTGGCAAGATAGAGAagtcaagagaaggaaaatgagagaTGGAAACGGCACTCCAGCCCAAAGTAGGCATTTGGGAGCTCACCAGGGAGTCTCCACTGCCACTTTCTCCTGTGACACTGATCAGAATCTGTTCTTCTCTCCGAGGAGCCCAGAATAACAGAGGAATGATTTGTATGCGGTTGTTAACACACATCAGGGCAACACAGCCCTGTGAAATAGAAATCTTGTCAGACTACCATTTGACTCTGTATCTCTGCCCTAACgttttataaatatatcagagaaaaagaggaaagagctgGCTGACCACCAGAGAGCCAGTGGACAAAACTGTATTTCATTATAAAGtcggaaaagaaaataatgtcttcttAATTACTGTGGCTttttttactttggaaaataaagttttcttgatGAATAGTTTTAGAGCTGGTTTCCCTAAATAAAGACATGTAAAAATCTAAGTTTCTCCATATCAAGAAGGTACTACCTCATTCCTtgccagttttatttagaaactgaacttctccagtatttttttttaattcaacttaATCTGGCTAAACCACCCAAGCAAACAAAAAGCACGCCATGTATTCTAAACTTAGATATTCTGGCTTTAATATGGAAAACAGGTGTTACCGTGAGCTTATGAACGCCCCTCTGTGGAACCTGTCTTCTTTCTCAGTGATGTGAAATCTCAAGAGCTCAGAGTTAGTCTGTAGACCAAGGTCATGGCCATTCCAACTATCCTTAATGCTATGCCACATACTGGGAAGATGGGACTTATTGTCCAATCACTATCCGTTAGATTCCATTTTGAGGTTCCTCCCAGTTCCTCTGTATCAGCCTCCTCCTCGAGCTGGAGAGAACCAATGCATTAGGGTTCCACTTGCTGTTTTGTATTGTAAATTTCAGTTGAGCCAATAACCTGAACCCTTATCTGCATGCATTTCGTCGTGACCACCCGACAAACTTTCATGGAACTTCACAAGATTCCAGGAGTCTCCCAACAGACAAGGCCTGGTCTAATTCACCTCTCTGTTCTTCAAAGCCCTGTGAGCACCTTCCCAATCCCTTaatgcccccgcccccaggcccttCCTCTATAAACTTTTGCTAtttggaggagcctggcattgaGGTCTGCTGGCAGCTGATATGAGTGAATCTGAGTGAAACAAGAGGACAGCTGGGCTGTCCACACCAGTCCCATCTTGGCATTTAAGCAGGTGTGCAGGATTGAGTAACTACACATCCCTCATCTAACCTGCACCAGGTGTTCTGCATCAGTTACTAGGATTTAATCTCAACCAACCTTGTTTGGCACATTATGAAGGGGAGGCTCTTGAGGTTCTTAACAAGGTCAGTAACTTGCTCAAAATGACAGGAAGAATGGAGCCAGAATTCCAACAACCATCTGATTCCAAAGGTGTTTGGATTGGTTTTGACCACTGTCCATCCCAAACAACTCCCACGACATCCACTTTAAAATATAGCTTTCCTCCTCTATAAGGATTCCACCTCAATTAGGGttccattttcttatttcaaactccaggagacgccATTGCCTGAACTCTTATCCACAGGAATCTCATCTGCACCACAGACCAACTTGCATGGAACTCAGCCAGAGAGGGCTCCTGTCCGATTGCCCTTCATACTCCTGAGAGCACTGTGACCAGGGCCTTCTTCTCCTATTACTCCCCGCATAAACCTCTGCTATTGAAAATGGGCTGTTTGTTGCTGGAAACCACCTTGAGCTTTGGCCTGAAACACTCTTCCCTGGTCAAGCACGGGAGCCATCCCTGTTTTTCCAACAGTGTTAGCCAGAGGCACCCAGGATCTCTGTAGACTCAACATAAGGAGCACCAAAGAGCAGAAAATGGGAAGGAGACCAGGGCATCACTTAACATCACCCAGACAGGATTCTGCAGGAGTTCCAGAGCCTGCTGGGGATAAAGGTACCTCTGCTGGCCATGCCAAGTggccaaagggatggtatgggcgAGAGTTGGCAGGCTCACCTGAGGAAGAAGAAATAGGAGTAATCCTGGACCACAGTGTGGGAGTGACTGGAGAAGTAGCCCAGGCCAGTGAGGTTGAGCCTGGAGCCCCCGGGCACCTCGAGCATGCTGCCCCATGCCTGGTCGCACAGCATCTCGATCTCAGCAGAGTAGAAGAGCCCGGCGTCGCTGGCCTCATACTGCCAGGGCAGGTAGTTGTACAGGCCGTGTACCTCCTCGTGCAGCGCCAGCACCTTGGCGTGCACGATGATCTCGGCCAGCTCCGCTGGGCAGCCCTCGCTCAGGGTTCTCCACTCGGAGGGCAGCTGGCAGCCACGGGCGGCCTCGAGAG
Protein-coding regions in this window:
- the LOC133254947 gene encoding coiled-coil domain-containing protein 3-like: MTIDGNHSKKAMSGARFVPAKLPPDCSKSLPSEAPQEDPGEGGSSTLSFRRGVRNRGPRAAPPAGGAWHFGFPNALAPAAGLPPFPGHAPRVARLGHRAHPAVPAARPSRQHAAPATAPGALEAARGCQLPSEWRTLSEGCPAELAEIIVHAKVLALHEEVHGLYNYLPWQYEASDAGLFYSAEIEMLCDQAWGSMLEVPGGSRLNLTGLGYFSSHSHTVVQDYSYFFFLRMDENYNLLPHGVNFQDTIFPDTQENTRMFPSLFQFSKSSQGQQLASFSSDWEVREDTRVIQRTQGMVVTNRLPTVLLHSMCTP